From the genome of Geoglobus ahangari, one region includes:
- the pheS gene encoding phenylalanine--tRNA ligase subunit alpha: MLSPFEIKLLRSLEEGKEYTIDAAAEISGMKKDAVIKAAYLLAEKGYVKIHERVWKEYELTDEGLKYLTEGLPEEKIVSELRDGKRSIKELEEKFGKKLVGIALGNLRKKGAIKIEDGYVELVKEPDFPEKVALEKIYADRSAKVDERLLKELKKRKLIKEEEFKEIAFTITSKPDVVLKEKIADITPELLLSGDWKGKEFLEYDVTIPSKEIFTAKVHPYERIIRECRKIFLEMGFTEIKGHYVQPAFWNFDALFQPQDHPAREMQDTFYLDRYVDLEGEVVERVKLTHENGWRTGSKGWGGKWSLDKARQLVLRTHTTAITIHYLALNPEPPVKAFCIDRVYRRETIDATHLPEFDQLEGVVLDRDVGFADLLGLLREFFHKMGFEDVRFRPGYFPYTEPSVEPEVYVEGLGWVELGGAGIFRKEVTEPLGIKGKVLAWGLGIGRLAMLRLGMKDLRRLYLPELGWLRSLPAIKR, translated from the coding sequence ATGCTCTCCCCCTTCGAGATCAAACTCCTCAGGTCACTTGAAGAGGGTAAGGAGTACACAATAGATGCTGCGGCCGAGATTTCCGGGATGAAGAAGGACGCAGTTATCAAGGCCGCATATCTGCTTGCCGAGAAGGGCTACGTAAAAATCCACGAGAGGGTGTGGAAGGAGTACGAGCTCACCGATGAGGGGCTGAAGTACCTCACCGAGGGGCTTCCAGAGGAGAAGATCGTCTCAGAGCTGAGGGATGGAAAGAGGAGCATAAAGGAGCTTGAGGAGAAGTTCGGGAAAAAGCTCGTTGGCATCGCCCTCGGAAACCTGAGAAAGAAGGGAGCGATAAAGATAGAGGACGGCTACGTTGAGCTCGTTAAGGAGCCGGATTTCCCGGAGAAGGTCGCTCTGGAGAAGATCTATGCTGACAGGAGTGCGAAGGTGGATGAAAGGCTCTTGAAGGAGCTGAAGAAGAGGAAACTCATAAAGGAGGAGGAGTTCAAGGAGATCGCATTCACGATCACGTCAAAGCCGGATGTGGTGCTGAAGGAGAAGATCGCCGACATAACCCCCGAGCTGCTGCTCTCGGGAGACTGGAAGGGGAAGGAGTTTCTTGAATACGATGTCACCATCCCCTCCAAGGAGATTTTCACAGCCAAAGTCCACCCCTACGAGAGGATAATAAGGGAGTGCAGGAAGATATTCCTCGAGATGGGGTTCACCGAGATAAAGGGCCACTACGTGCAGCCAGCGTTCTGGAACTTTGACGCCCTGTTCCAGCCTCAGGATCATCCGGCAAGAGAGATGCAGGACACATTCTACCTCGACAGGTACGTGGATCTTGAAGGAGAGGTTGTCGAGAGGGTGAAGCTGACGCACGAGAACGGATGGAGGACAGGATCCAAGGGGTGGGGAGGAAAGTGGAGCCTCGACAAGGCGAGACAGCTTGTTCTGAGGACTCACACGACAGCAATAACCATTCACTACTTAGCACTCAACCCGGAGCCCCCTGTCAAGGCCTTCTGCATAGACAGGGTCTACAGGAGGGAAACCATAGACGCAACCCATCTGCCAGAGTTCGACCAACTGGAGGGCGTGGTTCTGGACAGGGACGTGGGCTTCGCTGACCTCCTCGGCCTGCTGAGGGAGTTCTTCCACAAGATGGGTTTCGAGGATGTGCGCTTCAGGCCGGGCTACTTCCCCTACACAGAGCCGAGCGTGGAGCCAGAGGTCTACGTCGAGGGGCTGGGATGGGTTGAGCTCGGAGGAGCGGGGATATTCAGGAAAGAGGTCACCGAACCCCTCGGGATAAAGGGAAAGGTTCTGGCCTGGGGACTCGGGATTGGAAGGCTTGCGATGCTCAGGCTCGGAATGAAGGACCTGAGGAGGCTTTACCTGCCCGAGCTCGGATGGCTCAGGAGTCTGCCAGCAATAAAGAGGTAG
- a CDS encoding UbiD family decarboxylase: MNFRSAMEKVEFRVFDDEISHDDVVRFISDNGLERTPAILNVEGRKVATNFLATRELLCSYLNICVDDLARFLASLSSPGRIEVVRAEYEELSNLRDLPVPKYFEGDAGRYITAGIVVTGNGNDYSSYNASFHRMLILDGKRMAARLVPPRHTYLRWREAVERGEDLEIAISIAPHPLFMFAAATRVGEGMEYAYAASLMGRLGVVEVDGLHVPESEVVIRGRITGEMVDEGPFIDITGTYDRVRKAPVVEVDAIYAREDFYFYSITPAGYEHQILMGIPYEPEIYRAVAKVCRVKNVVLTAGGRHYLHAVVQIEKVTDGDGKNAILAAFSAHPSLKHVVVVDDDIDIYSTEDVEYAIATRFQADRDLLVITNVRGSSLDPSARDNITAKMGIDATAKGDKEKYRRVY, translated from the coding sequence ATGAACTTCAGGAGCGCGATGGAGAAGGTCGAGTTCAGGGTTTTTGACGATGAGATCTCTCACGATGACGTTGTGAGGTTCATCTCTGACAACGGGCTGGAGAGAACTCCAGCAATTCTGAACGTTGAGGGCAGGAAGGTGGCGACCAACTTCCTCGCTACGAGAGAGCTTCTGTGCAGCTACCTCAACATCTGCGTCGACGATCTCGCCAGATTTCTGGCCAGCCTCAGCAGCCCCGGCAGAATCGAGGTGGTTAGGGCTGAGTATGAGGAACTTAGCAACCTCCGCGATCTTCCGGTTCCCAAGTACTTCGAGGGCGATGCGGGCAGGTACATCACCGCAGGCATCGTCGTTACTGGAAACGGTAACGATTACTCGAGCTACAACGCCAGCTTCCACAGGATGTTAATTCTGGATGGCAAGAGGATGGCCGCGAGGCTCGTGCCACCGAGGCACACATACCTGAGGTGGAGGGAGGCAGTTGAGAGGGGAGAGGATCTGGAAATCGCGATATCCATAGCCCCTCACCCGCTGTTCATGTTCGCTGCAGCCACGAGGGTTGGGGAGGGCATGGAGTACGCCTATGCTGCCTCACTTATGGGGAGGCTTGGGGTGGTTGAGGTTGACGGTCTCCACGTCCCAGAATCAGAGGTTGTGATCAGGGGGAGGATAACCGGAGAGATGGTGGACGAGGGGCCGTTCATAGACATTACCGGCACCTACGATAGAGTGAGAAAGGCACCGGTCGTGGAGGTGGATGCGATTTACGCGAGAGAGGACTTCTACTTCTACTCCATAACGCCAGCCGGCTACGAGCACCAGATTCTGATGGGGATTCCGTACGAGCCTGAGATATACAGGGCTGTGGCGAAGGTGTGCAGGGTGAAAAACGTGGTTCTCACCGCTGGAGGAAGGCACTACCTGCATGCGGTCGTGCAGATAGAGAAGGTTACGGATGGTGATGGGAAGAACGCGATTCTCGCTGCCTTCTCGGCCCACCCGAGCCTGAAGCATGTGGTTGTAGTTGACGACGACATAGACATCTACAGCACGGAGGATGTCGAGTACGCGATAGCCACCAGATTTCAGGCGGATCGCGATCTGCTTGTGATAACGAACGTCAGGGGGAGCAGCCTCGACCCTTCTGCGAGGGACAACATCACGGCCAAAATGGGGATTGATGCGACGGCAAAGGGAGATAAGGAAAAGTACAGAAGGGTTTACTGA
- a CDS encoding hydroxymethylglutaryl-CoA reductase, degradative, with the protein MPSSRIPGFYKMSVQERLEKVAEFAGLGEEDKRLLLEKGLSLDIADRMIENVIGTFELPLGIATNFLIDGKDYLIPMAIEEASVVAAASNAAKMAREGGGFVTDYSGNIMIGQIQVVRLNDPYSAKFEVLRHRDEIIEKANEQDPILVNLGGGCKDVEARVIDTIRGKMLIVHLIVDVKDAMGANAVNTMAEAVAPLIERITGGKVYLRIISNLAVYRIARAKAVFKKEAIGGEEVVEGIMNAYAFAEADPFRCATHNKGIMNGISAVVIATGNDFRAVEAGAHSYAAMRGYKPLTTYEVNENGDLVGTIELPIAVGTIGGATKVNPLAKLSLKILGVSTAEELARVMAAVGLAQNFAALRALATEGIQRGHMELHARNIAIMAGASGDEVDMVVEELLKIGKIRMDVAKEVLEKLRARS; encoded by the coding sequence ATGCCATCATCGAGGATACCCGGTTTTTACAAGATGAGCGTTCAGGAGAGGCTTGAAAAGGTCGCCGAATTTGCGGGATTGGGTGAGGAAGACAAGAGGCTCCTGCTGGAGAAAGGCCTGTCCCTCGACATAGCGGACAGGATGATCGAGAACGTCATAGGTACCTTCGAGCTCCCTCTGGGCATTGCCACAAACTTCCTGATTGACGGTAAGGACTACCTCATCCCCATGGCAATAGAGGAGGCGAGTGTCGTTGCGGCTGCAAGCAATGCTGCGAAGATGGCGAGGGAGGGAGGAGGATTTGTGACAGACTATTCCGGCAACATAATGATCGGGCAGATTCAGGTTGTCAGGCTAAACGATCCATATTCTGCGAAATTCGAGGTCCTCAGGCACAGGGATGAGATCATCGAGAAGGCCAACGAGCAGGACCCGATCCTCGTGAATCTGGGCGGGGGATGCAAGGATGTCGAGGCGAGGGTGATAGACACTATCAGGGGGAAGATGCTCATCGTCCACCTCATCGTCGATGTCAAGGATGCGATGGGAGCGAATGCAGTAAACACGATGGCGGAGGCTGTTGCACCGCTTATTGAGAGAATCACAGGAGGAAAGGTGTACCTCAGGATCATCTCGAACCTCGCCGTCTATAGAATTGCAAGGGCAAAGGCGGTCTTCAAGAAAGAGGCGATTGGCGGAGAGGAGGTCGTCGAGGGAATAATGAACGCCTACGCTTTTGCCGAAGCTGATCCGTTCAGGTGTGCAACCCACAACAAGGGCATAATGAACGGAATATCCGCGGTTGTCATAGCAACGGGCAACGACTTCAGGGCCGTCGAGGCGGGAGCTCACAGCTACGCGGCAATGAGGGGCTACAAGCCGCTCACAACTTACGAGGTGAACGAGAATGGAGATCTTGTCGGGACAATAGAGCTGCCCATAGCTGTCGGCACCATAGGCGGTGCAACGAAGGTCAATCCGCTTGCAAAGCTCAGCCTGAAGATCCTTGGGGTCAGCACAGCCGAGGAGCTTGCGAGGGTTATGGCCGCTGTTGGCTTGGCCCAAAACTTCGCGGCTCTGAGGGCTCTCGCGACTGAGGGGATTCAGCGCGGCCACATGGAGCTGCATGCGAGGAACATCGCGATAATGGCTGGGGCGAGTGGGGATGAAGTGGACATGGTTGTTGAGGAGCTGCTGAAGATAGGAAAGATCAGGATGGATGTTGCGAAGGAGGTTCTCGAGAAGCTGAGAGCAAGAAGTTGA
- the trm14 gene encoding tRNA (guanine(6)-N2)-methyltransferase produces MKDVFYATCPPGLEFVAAGEIEGKRLGRVVEIREGKGRVFFRSSWQNVPRLNCLLRSVERIVFLLGRERAEGLEDIYRIVRSIDFSFIRPEWSFAVRATRVGEHDFTSIDIGRVAGKAVIDSYIEEKGVRLRVNLDEPDVIVRCDLIDDDFMVGIETTGDEGLHRRRYRVYQHPAPLNPVLAASLVYLSGWSSTKSLLDPFCGSGTILFEAGMIARQIPICRFRKDFAFTRFFDSLPEVEEKDVELRLYGIERFRKHLEGARTIADYTGIHPVFLEGLAERIEEHLERVDFIITNPPYGLRIGKKKIIEDLYSGFLHSASKVLEEKAVVITAEREIFERYAEECFPDFLRYDVKYGGLLTGVYVLKA; encoded by the coding sequence GTGAAGGACGTTTTCTACGCAACATGCCCTCCCGGTCTCGAGTTCGTGGCAGCGGGCGAGATTGAGGGAAAAAGGCTTGGAAGAGTCGTTGAGATAAGGGAAGGCAAGGGAAGGGTCTTTTTCAGATCGAGCTGGCAGAACGTTCCTCGCCTCAACTGCCTGCTGAGGAGCGTGGAGAGAATAGTCTTTCTGCTCGGGAGGGAGAGAGCAGAGGGGCTTGAGGACATTTACAGGATTGTCAGGAGCATTGACTTCAGCTTCATAAGACCGGAGTGGAGCTTTGCCGTTAGAGCAACAAGGGTTGGGGAGCACGACTTCACGTCCATAGACATCGGAAGGGTTGCGGGGAAGGCAGTGATAGACAGCTACATAGAGGAGAAGGGCGTGAGGCTGAGGGTGAACCTCGACGAGCCGGATGTGATCGTGAGGTGCGATCTGATAGACGATGACTTCATGGTCGGGATAGAGACAACAGGAGATGAGGGGCTGCACAGGAGGAGGTACAGGGTGTACCAGCACCCCGCCCCCCTGAACCCGGTTCTCGCGGCATCTCTGGTCTACCTGTCTGGATGGAGTTCCACAAAATCCCTGCTCGACCCATTCTGCGGGAGCGGAACGATTCTGTTCGAGGCGGGAATGATCGCGAGGCAAATTCCGATCTGCAGGTTCAGGAAGGACTTCGCGTTCACGAGGTTCTTCGACTCTCTGCCAGAGGTTGAGGAGAAAGACGTTGAGCTGAGGCTCTACGGCATCGAGAGGTTCAGGAAGCATCTGGAGGGGGCGAGGACCATAGCCGATTACACTGGCATCCACCCCGTGTTCCTCGAGGGGCTTGCGGAGAGGATAGAGGAGCATCTGGAGAGGGTGGACTTCATAATCACCAACCCACCCTACGGGCTGAGAATAGGGAAAAAGAAGATAATCGAGGATCTGTACTCCGGATTTTTGCACTCAGCATCAAAGGTTCTCGAGGAGAAAGCGGTGGTGATAACAGCGGAAAGGGAGATCTTCGAGAGGTACGCTGAGGAGTGCTTTCCGGACTTTTTGAGGTACGACGTCAAGTACGGCGGGCTGCTCACAGGGGTTTACGTTCTGAAGGCTTAG
- a CDS encoding 30S ribosomal protein S17e yields MGTVKPAYIKNIAMELLRKYPDVFTGDFDENKKLVQELTNIKSKIVRNRVAGYITRKVNRGWKNV; encoded by the coding sequence ATGGGGACGGTCAAGCCAGCTTACATAAAGAACATCGCGATGGAGCTGCTCAGGAAGTATCCCGATGTATTTACGGGTGATTTCGACGAGAACAAGAAGCTCGTGCAGGAGCTGACCAACATAAAGAGCAAGATCGTCAGGAACAGGGTTGCCGGATACATCACGAGAAAGGTGAACAGGGGCTGGAAGAATGTTTGA
- the dapA gene encoding 4-hydroxy-tetrahydrodipicolinate synthase, with the protein MFEGIIPALVTPFKENFDVDFEGIAKNLDYLEKHVDALVPAGTTGEAATLSYEEHIEVVRYVCEVASKPVIAGAGSNSTREALYLAKEVEKAGANAAMFVTPYYNKPNPDGLVKHYNEIAKEISIPILVYNVPSRTGINVTPETAKKLSEIEGVAGLKEASGNLKQVAEIIRITSDDFAVLSGDDFLTLPILMLGGRGVISVTANVAPHIMKEMYEAFKRGDVEKAREIHYRLMPLYDALFIDTNPIPVKKALELMGLAAGKPRLPLVELSEEKTEKLKKVLSELELI; encoded by the coding sequence ATGTTTGAGGGCATAATTCCGGCCCTCGTTACCCCTTTTAAGGAGAACTTCGATGTCGATTTTGAGGGTATTGCGAAGAATCTCGATTATCTTGAAAAACACGTTGACGCCCTTGTGCCGGCAGGAACGACAGGCGAGGCTGCAACGCTCAGCTACGAGGAGCACATTGAGGTTGTAAGGTACGTCTGCGAGGTCGCGAGCAAGCCGGTGATAGCAGGAGCCGGTTCAAACTCAACGAGAGAGGCCCTTTACCTCGCCAAAGAGGTTGAGAAGGCGGGAGCAAATGCGGCGATGTTCGTTACACCCTACTACAACAAGCCCAACCCTGATGGATTAGTGAAGCACTACAACGAGATAGCGAAGGAGATCTCCATCCCGATACTCGTCTACAACGTTCCGAGCAGGACGGGGATAAACGTAACCCCTGAGACGGCCAAGAAGCTCTCGGAGATTGAGGGAGTTGCAGGGCTAAAGGAGGCGAGCGGAAATCTGAAGCAGGTGGCCGAGATCATCAGGATAACATCCGACGACTTCGCGGTTCTCTCCGGAGACGACTTCCTCACTCTGCCAATTCTCATGCTCGGGGGCAGGGGGGTCATAAGCGTGACAGCAAACGTTGCACCGCACATAATGAAGGAGATGTACGAGGCCTTCAAAAGGGGAGACGTCGAGAAGGCCAGAGAGATTCACTACAGGCTCATGCCCCTCTACGATGCGCTCTTCATAGACACGAACCCGATCCCGGTCAAAAAGGCGCTTGAGCTAATGGGACTTGCCGCAGGCAAGCCAAGGCTTCCACTCGTGGAGCTCAGTGAGGAGAAGACTGAGAAGCTTAAGAAGGTTCTTTCTGAGCTCGAGCTAATTTAA
- a CDS encoding type II toxin-antitoxin system VapC family toxin, whose product MIVLDTSVFTDYLVVFNENRHQKAMKFVDELSEHDLVIYEPFLFEVELAGILRRVYTEKKTRELLRDVKSKVVVVSETSLRSIAIDVAIKTHCRAVDAYFIAAAKFSGSILITNDRAMASNGKKAGVETYYLIEEFDAAVKRLKRLK is encoded by the coding sequence ATGATAGTTTTAGACACGTCAGTTTTTACGGATTATTTAGTCGTATTTAACGAGAATAGACATCAAAAAGCTATGAAGTTCGTTGATGAATTATCCGAACACGACCTCGTAATTTACGAGCCGTTCTTGTTTGAAGTCGAACTTGCAGGAATATTGCGGAGAGTGTATACCGAAAAGAAGACCCGCGAGTTACTGAGAGATGTGAAGAGCAAAGTCGTGGTCGTGAGTGAAACCTCTCTTCGCAGTATTGCTATAGATGTGGCGATTAAGACTCACTGCAGGGCTGTAGACGCTTATTTCATCGCGGCAGCCAAATTCTCGGGTTCAATCTTGATTACGAATGATAGAGCGATGGCAAGCAATGGCAAGAAAGCTGGAGTTGAAACTTATTATTTGATCGAAGAATTTGATGCCGCAGTAAAGAGGTTGAAAAGGTTGAAATAA
- a CDS encoding antitoxin family protein, translating to MAKVIEAIYEKGIFKPLEDVGLREGEIVEIEIRKKTSRGISKLLKKYIVKSDVDLTKELIEERR from the coding sequence ATGGCAAAAGTAATCGAAGCGATATACGAAAAGGGAATTTTCAAACCTCTTGAGGATGTAGGGCTGAGGGAAGGAGAAATAGTGGAGATAGAGATAAGAAAGAAGACGTCGAGAGGCATATCAAAGCTGCTTAAGAAATACATTGTTAAATCGGACGTAGATTTAACTAAGGAGTTGATAGAGGAAAGAAGATGA
- the dapB gene encoding 4-hydroxy-tetrahydrodipicolinate reductase, producing MMRIAVHGAAGRMGRLVIKNAVEEGLEVVQAFDVSRVGEDAGEVAGVGKLDVPISSNVEELSCDVVVDFSVPSATMRLLEVCSEKGIKAVVGTTGFSDEQRERIGELASSTPVVLSPNFSVGVNIFWKALEMLAEKLSDYDMEIVEIHHRFKRDAPSGTALKAGEVLKDAVGKDLRFVFGREGESLRSDEEIGIFAVRGGDVVGEHTVFFIGFGERIELTHRAWNREAFSRGAIRAAKWIAKVDKPGLYSMNDVLGI from the coding sequence ATCATGAGGATAGCCGTTCACGGTGCAGCCGGAAGAATGGGCAGGCTTGTGATAAAGAATGCAGTTGAGGAAGGTCTGGAGGTTGTTCAGGCATTTGACGTTTCAAGGGTTGGTGAGGACGCGGGAGAGGTTGCCGGGGTTGGAAAGCTCGATGTTCCCATCTCAAGCAATGTGGAGGAGCTTTCCTGCGACGTTGTTGTGGACTTCTCCGTACCTTCAGCAACCATGAGGCTCCTCGAGGTGTGCTCTGAGAAGGGCATTAAGGCCGTCGTCGGCACCACGGGATTTTCTGATGAGCAGCGGGAGAGGATAGGGGAGCTTGCCAGCAGCACTCCAGTCGTGCTCTCACCCAACTTCAGCGTTGGCGTGAACATATTCTGGAAGGCCCTGGAGATGCTTGCAGAGAAGCTCTCAGACTACGACATGGAGATAGTCGAGATCCACCACCGCTTCAAAAGGGATGCGCCGAGCGGCACAGCTCTGAAGGCAGGAGAGGTTCTTAAGGACGCAGTCGGGAAGGATCTCAGGTTTGTGTTCGGCAGGGAGGGTGAGAGCCTGAGGAGCGATGAGGAAATCGGGATCTTCGCGGTGAGGGGAGGAGATGTTGTGGGAGAGCACACGGTATTCTTCATAGGCTTTGGGGAGAGGATTGAGCTCACCCACAGAGCATGGAACAGGGAGGCTTTCTCGAGAGGAGCAATAAGGGCTGCCAAGTGGATAGCCAAGGTTGACAAACCGGGACTCTACTCCATGAACGACGTCCTCGGCATATAA
- a CDS encoding fumarate hydratase, whose translation MVSFDDVASTVVELFRKAETELPDDVVRALKMAYEREDNEVAKNTLKAIIQNVEAARNLRVPMCQDTGLPIIFAEVGRELCLDFNLKEAIIEGVRRATKEVPLRPNAVHPLTRENPGTNVGMHVPIITTEIVDGDGLKLTVMPKGAGSENVSALRMLLPSQVKDVEKFILEVVRNAGGKPCPPIVVGVGIGSTFDGAAKLAKKALLRDITEMNELEMNLLEKINGLGIGPGGLGGRTTALAVLVEVGYCHTASLPVAVNIQCWANRRASAVLR comes from the coding sequence ATGGTGTCTTTTGATGATGTAGCCTCGACTGTCGTCGAGCTTTTCAGGAAGGCGGAGACAGAGCTGCCAGATGATGTGGTAAGGGCGCTGAAGATGGCGTATGAGAGGGAGGACAACGAGGTGGCAAAGAACACGCTGAAGGCAATAATCCAGAACGTTGAGGCCGCGAGGAATCTGAGGGTGCCGATGTGTCAGGATACGGGCCTGCCAATAATCTTCGCCGAGGTTGGCAGGGAGCTGTGCCTAGATTTCAACTTGAAGGAGGCGATAATCGAGGGTGTCAGAAGGGCGACCAAGGAGGTACCGCTGAGGCCCAACGCTGTTCACCCGCTGACGAGGGAGAACCCGGGCACGAACGTGGGGATGCACGTGCCTATAATAACCACCGAGATTGTTGATGGAGATGGGCTGAAGCTCACCGTGATGCCGAAGGGGGCGGGGAGTGAGAACGTCTCTGCCCTGAGAATGCTCCTTCCGAGTCAGGTGAAAGATGTGGAGAAGTTCATCCTCGAGGTTGTGAGGAACGCGGGTGGAAAGCCCTGCCCACCCATTGTCGTCGGTGTTGGTATAGGCTCAACATTTGACGGTGCTGCAAAGCTCGCCAAGAAGGCATTGCTGAGGGACATAACCGAGATGAATGAGCTTGAGATGAATTTGCTTGAGAAGATCAACGGCCTCGGCATAGGGCCGGGAGGGCTTGGTGGGAGAACCACAGCTTTGGCAGTTCTTGTTGAGGTTGGCTACTGCCACACCGCCTCGTTGCCCGTGGCTGTGAACATACAGTGCTGGGCCAACAGGAGGGCCTCAGCCGTATTGAGGTGA
- a CDS encoding FumA C-terminus/TtdB family hydratase beta subunit → MAEYRLRTPIGKEDIFKLSVGDVVYISGTMVTARDEAHMRMLEYFERGEEIPFRIEDVVIYHCGPIIVEENGKFRAISAGPTTSARMNPLTPKVLERVERMVIVGKGGMDDRVAKALKGKGVYLAYTGGAGALAAQAIKEVKGVYWEDLGMPEAAWVFEVENFGPCIVGIDAKGNSLYREVEKKVEENFRRVLSQL, encoded by the coding sequence ATGGCGGAATACAGGCTCAGAACCCCGATAGGAAAGGAAGACATCTTCAAGCTGAGCGTTGGAGATGTTGTCTACATAAGCGGCACCATGGTCACCGCGAGAGATGAAGCGCACATGAGGATGCTGGAGTACTTCGAGAGGGGAGAGGAGATCCCCTTCAGAATCGAGGATGTTGTGATCTACCACTGCGGGCCCATAATTGTGGAGGAGAACGGAAAGTTCAGGGCGATCTCAGCCGGCCCAACGACTTCAGCGAGAATGAACCCGCTCACACCAAAAGTTCTCGAGAGGGTTGAGAGAATGGTGATAGTCGGCAAGGGAGGAATGGATGATCGCGTAGCCAAAGCGCTGAAGGGCAAGGGGGTTTACCTCGCCTACACAGGGGGGGCTGGTGCTTTGGCCGCGCAGGCAATAAAAGAGGTGAAGGGAGTATACTGGGAGGACCTGGGAATGCCCGAGGCCGCATGGGTATTCGAGGTCGAGAACTTCGGGCCGTGCATAGTCGGGATAGACGCGAAGGGGAACAGTTTGTACAGAGAGGTGGAGAAAAAGGTCGAGGAGAACTTCAGACGAGTCCTTTCTCAGCTTTGA
- a CDS encoding helix-turn-helix domain-containing protein: MDAKDLIRELSQQGRIEILRNLRGSPRSPSELSKMDGLTLSTASRALNRLSEFGVVERDDHRCRLTGFGVAIEKILSVIEHLYEYREDIMALQDFIAILPPGFVAGFHNLRKAKVMSLEEAFEVGVEKIASSKRYGLYIDKVISHDLYRVMAERNLAGVEERAISNHATIHGRANTFKKVLMDMDLTAEEYDTIASKVRVRVFDTPIQLGIIDGEFALLQLNDTLDRFYVSDDRDFVRWCEYLFWYLWERSEDANFPKIVEEVKAEKGLV; encoded by the coding sequence ATGGATGCGAAGGACCTGATACGTGAGTTGAGCCAGCAGGGAAGAATCGAAATTCTGAGAAACCTTCGCGGTTCTCCGAGATCTCCCTCAGAACTCTCCAAGATGGATGGCCTCACACTATCAACAGCCTCAAGGGCGCTGAACAGGCTCTCCGAGTTTGGAGTCGTCGAGAGGGACGACCACAGGTGCAGGCTCACGGGATTTGGTGTGGCCATCGAGAAGATTCTCTCTGTCATAGAGCACCTCTACGAGTACAGGGAGGACATAATGGCCCTTCAGGACTTCATAGCCATCCTCCCACCCGGATTCGTGGCAGGCTTCCACAACTTGAGAAAAGCAAAGGTCATGAGCCTCGAGGAGGCGTTCGAGGTAGGGGTGGAGAAGATCGCCAGCTCCAAGAGGTACGGACTGTACATAGACAAGGTGATAAGCCACGACCTCTACAGGGTCATGGCGGAAAGGAACCTTGCAGGGGTGGAGGAGAGGGCGATCTCCAACCACGCAACGATCCACGGCAGGGCCAACACATTCAAGAAGGTGCTCATGGACATGGACCTCACGGCCGAGGAGTACGACACAATCGCGAGCAAGGTTCGGGTCAGGGTGTTCGACACTCCCATCCAGCTCGGAATCATCGACGGGGAGTTTGCGCTTCTGCAGCTGAACGACACCCTCGACAGGTTCTACGTCTCGGACGACAGGGACTTCGTCAGGTGGTGCGAGTACCTGTTCTGGTACCTCTGGGAGAGGAGCGAGGACGCGAACTTCCCGAAAATAGTTGAGGAGGTCAAAGCTGAGAAAGGACTCGTCTGA
- a CDS encoding endonuclease III domain-containing protein, translating to MDLDRVLDIMEEEAKRRNAPIYALKERTTDPFRVLVAAILSTRTRDEQTAEVAKRLFERVKSVEDLRRIPEEELAELIRGVGFYRNKARMLKALAEKLDGERIPSTMDELLELPGVGRKVANIVLSEAFGVNTIAVDTHVHRISNRLGLVSTKTPEETERELKRIVPERLWRRVNKAFVGYGQTICRPVNPRCSECRVAQYCNYFEKSEQSRKV from the coding sequence ATGGATCTCGATAGGGTTCTGGACATCATGGAGGAAGAAGCAAAGAGGAGAAACGCTCCGATCTACGCCCTGAAGGAGAGAACGACCGATCCGTTCAGGGTTCTTGTAGCTGCAATACTCTCAACGAGAACGAGGGACGAGCAGACTGCGGAGGTGGCAAAGAGGCTTTTCGAGAGGGTGAAGAGTGTTGAGGATCTCAGGAGAATCCCTGAGGAAGAGCTTGCGGAGCTGATAAGGGGTGTCGGGTTTTACAGAAACAAGGCGAGGATGTTGAAGGCCCTCGCAGAAAAGCTTGATGGGGAGAGAATTCCGTCGACGATGGATGAGCTCCTCGAGCTTCCCGGCGTTGGAAGGAAGGTGGCCAACATTGTGCTTTCAGAGGCCTTCGGCGTGAACACAATCGCCGTTGACACGCACGTGCACAGGATATCCAACAGGCTGGGGCTGGTGAGCACGAAGACTCCGGAAGAAACGGAGCGAGAGCTGAAGAGAATCGTCCCGGAAAGGCTTTGGAGGAGGGTTAACAAGGCGTTTGTTGGATATGGGCAGACCATCTGCAGACCTGTAAACCCACGATGCTCGGAATGCAGAGTTGCGCAATACTGCAACTATTTCGAAAAATCCGAACAGTCTCGAAAGGTTTAA